In Verrucomicrobiia bacterium, the genomic window ATATCCATCAGTTTGTCCAAGGTTCGATCTGGCGCCTTTATACCTGTAAGAGGGTGGACTGTCAATGTGCTACCGGGTATTTAAAAAAAGACCGGGGAGTCCCGGTCTTTTTTAGTGAGGGATTACCCTACATTGCACCAATAATAAGACCCATGACTGCAAAGACCACTACGTTATACCCGCCGTTGATAAGCCAAAGCTTAAAGGATTTGCCTTCAAACATGTAGTTAACACCAAGGGCGAGTGCCACCCAGCCAAGCCCGGCAGCAATGCCGGCACCAAGACCAAGGCGCCAATCACCATCTGCACCAATGAAGGCGGCCAGGTTGAAGGCCATGATGATTTCAAGAA contains:
- a CDS encoding DUF1761 domain-containing protein — encoded protein: MEINYLAVALAALAAFFLGYLWYSVIFVKPWQQEIGMKAEGGNAATPNLGKLLIGSLILEIIMAFNLAAFIGADGDWRLGLGAGIAAGLGWVALALGVNYMFEGKSFKLWLINGGYNVVVFAVMGLIIGAM